A stretch of Anaeromyxobacter dehalogenans 2CP-1 DNA encodes these proteins:
- a CDS encoding DUF3943 domain-containing protein yields MQNRRPHAALAAIAAIACLAAPHATPAAEASAATPLAVQGRTGLKPPAPASRSARGVAAAGVAPAREGLAAGLPDLRIPPREDGPGVGTLPEDSWHDPLPRRGSASRWTVPAVESLSVNLAMMGWNRWVGAAPWADISGDSIGRNLRSRWVLDDDQFWVNQFGHPYQGTWAFSAARSAGQGFWVSSAYAFAASGLWEIAGETERPSRNDQVTTTVAGMVLGEILGRFSDALRAEGGTWNGVAASVLSPMGAVNRRLLGPTRPERATSSRWALAMGGATGDATGDRGTWGGGVGLDFAWGLPGDPDLELEQPFDHFVLEARYGFARDPDATVRARGLLAGRSFEAAPARGLYGLFLLFDFDTPQRFHVSTSALGAGASARADLGGGLALEGDLVGAAVILGAAGTVDRGDDGKGRDYRIGPGAQALAGLDLVAGTRARLGAVARQYLIFGEGEVAGDERIAELGARGSVRVLGAHAVAVDVSRHLRHASADASGPVREAGWAFQVSWVIQGGVAPRAADWAVEL; encoded by the coding sequence GTGCAGAATCGTCGCCCCCACGCCGCCCTCGCCGCGATCGCCGCGATCGCCTGCCTGGCCGCCCCCCACGCCACCCCGGCCGCCGAGGCGTCCGCGGCCACGCCGCTGGCGGTGCAGGGCCGGACGGGATTGAAGCCGCCCGCGCCCGCCTCCCGGAGCGCCCGCGGCGTCGCGGCGGCCGGGGTGGCGCCCGCGCGCGAAGGGCTCGCGGCCGGCCTTCCCGACCTGCGCATCCCGCCGCGGGAGGACGGGCCCGGCGTGGGCACGCTGCCCGAGGACTCCTGGCACGACCCGCTCCCGCGCCGCGGCTCGGCCTCGCGCTGGACGGTACCCGCGGTCGAGTCGCTCTCGGTCAACCTGGCGATGATGGGCTGGAACCGCTGGGTGGGCGCCGCCCCGTGGGCCGACATCTCCGGCGACTCGATCGGCCGCAACCTGCGCAGCCGGTGGGTGCTCGACGACGACCAGTTCTGGGTGAACCAGTTCGGCCACCCGTACCAGGGGACCTGGGCCTTCTCGGCGGCGCGCTCGGCCGGCCAGGGCTTCTGGGTCTCGTCCGCCTACGCGTTCGCGGCCAGCGGCCTGTGGGAGATCGCCGGCGAGACCGAGCGGCCCTCGCGCAACGACCAGGTCACCACCACGGTGGCCGGCATGGTGCTGGGCGAGATCCTGGGGCGCTTCTCCGACGCGCTGCGCGCGGAGGGCGGGACCTGGAACGGCGTGGCCGCGTCGGTGCTCTCGCCCATGGGCGCGGTGAACCGGCGCCTGCTCGGGCCCACGCGCCCGGAGCGCGCCACCTCCTCGCGCTGGGCGCTCGCCATGGGCGGCGCGACCGGTGACGCGACCGGCGACCGCGGCACCTGGGGCGGCGGGGTGGGGCTCGACTTCGCCTGGGGCCTGCCGGGCGATCCCGACCTGGAGCTGGAGCAGCCGTTCGACCACTTCGTGCTGGAGGCGCGCTACGGCTTCGCGCGCGACCCGGACGCCACGGTGCGGGCGCGCGGCCTGCTCGCGGGCCGCTCCTTCGAGGCGGCCCCGGCGCGCGGGCTGTACGGGCTGTTCCTGCTGTTCGACTTCGACACGCCGCAGCGCTTCCACGTCTCCACCAGCGCGCTCGGCGCCGGCGCGAGCGCGCGCGCCGACCTGGGCGGCGGCCTCGCGCTGGAGGGCGACCTCGTCGGCGCGGCCGTGATCCTCGGCGCGGCCGGCACGGTGGACCGCGGCGACGACGGCAAGGGCCGCGACTACCGGATCGGTCCCGGCGCGCAGGCGCTGGCGGGCCTCGACCTCGTGGCCGGCACGCGCGCCCGCCTGGGCGCGGTCGCGCGCCAGTACCTGATCTTCGGCGAGGGCGAGGTGGCCGGCGACGAGCGCATCGCCGAGCTGGGCGCGCGCGGGTCGGTGCGCGTCCTCGGCGCCCACGCGGTGGCGGTGGACGTGAGCCGCCACCTCCGCCACGCCAGCGCCGACGCGAGCGGCCCGGTGCGCGAGGCCGGCTGGGCGTTCCAGGTCTCCTGGGTGATCCAGGGCGGCGTCGCCCCGCGCGCCGCGGACTGGGCCGTCGAGCTGTAG
- a CDS encoding Mov34/MPN/PAD-1 family protein, with the protein MSVPIEYGAALLARIAALCEADPGREVCGFVVRRRGVLEVEPIPNAADRYHAVDPLGFPRSSRDSYLMDPHAHLRLLQALDAEGGEVLAVWHSHVDVGATFSAKDRADALADGVPVVPGAEYLVFGVRAGKVTEARRFRFQGGDFVESALA; encoded by the coding sequence GTGAGCGTCCCGATCGAATACGGCGCGGCGCTGCTCGCGCGCATCGCGGCGCTGTGCGAGGCGGACCCGGGGCGCGAGGTGTGCGGGTTCGTGGTGCGGCGCCGCGGCGTGCTGGAGGTCGAGCCCATCCCCAACGCGGCCGACCGCTACCACGCCGTCGATCCGCTCGGCTTCCCGCGGTCGAGCCGCGACAGCTACCTCATGGACCCGCACGCGCACCTCCGGCTCCTCCAGGCGCTCGACGCCGAGGGCGGCGAGGTGCTGGCGGTGTGGCACTCGCACGTCGACGTGGGCGCGACCTTCTCCGCGAAGGACCGCGCCGACGCGCTCGCCGACGGCGTGCCGGTGGTGCCCGGCGCGGAGTACCTGGTGTTCGGCGTCCGGGCCGGGAAGGTCACCGAGGCGAGGCGCTTCCGCTTCCAGGGCGGCGACTTCGTCGAGTCCGCGCTCGCCTGA
- the moeB gene encoding molybdopterin-synthase adenylyltransferase MoeB codes for MSIGRPASELPELSNEEILRYSRHLIIPEVGVEGQRRLKAARVLLVGAGGLGSPNALYLAAAGVGTLGIVEADVVDVTNLQRQVLHGTKDVGRKKLESARERIRDVNPHVKVIAHDAWLTSENALEILSGYDLVVDGTDNFATRYLVNDACVLLGKPNVYGSIFRFEGQSTVFCTADGPCYRCLYPEPPPPGMVPSCAEGGVLGILPGLVGLVQATEAVKLITGVGEPLVGRLLLVDALGMQFRTVKLRKDPRCPACGTREIQALIDYQQFCGIRGDETEQAADGVPSITAGELDARRRRGEDFDLIDVREPHEWEIGRIEGARLAPLSTFAEALRTFDSARDLVLYCKSGARSARAVRQLQEAGFRRVWNLEGGILRWSEEIDPSVPRY; via the coding sequence ATGTCCATCGGCCGCCCCGCCTCCGAGCTCCCCGAGCTCTCGAACGAGGAGATCCTCCGCTACAGCCGCCACCTCATCATCCCGGAGGTCGGGGTGGAGGGGCAGCGGCGCCTGAAGGCCGCGCGCGTGCTCCTGGTGGGCGCGGGCGGGCTCGGCTCGCCCAACGCGCTGTACCTGGCCGCCGCCGGCGTGGGCACGCTCGGCATCGTCGAGGCCGACGTGGTGGACGTCACCAACCTCCAGCGGCAGGTGCTCCACGGCACGAAGGACGTCGGCCGCAAGAAGCTCGAGTCGGCGCGCGAGCGCATCCGCGACGTGAACCCGCACGTGAAGGTGATCGCGCACGACGCCTGGCTCACGTCCGAGAACGCGCTCGAGATCCTCTCCGGCTACGACCTGGTGGTGGACGGGACCGACAACTTCGCCACCCGGTACCTGGTGAACGACGCCTGCGTGCTGCTCGGCAAGCCCAACGTCTACGGGTCGATCTTTCGCTTCGAGGGGCAGTCCACCGTGTTCTGCACCGCCGACGGTCCCTGCTACCGCTGCCTGTACCCCGAGCCGCCGCCGCCGGGGATGGTGCCCTCCTGCGCCGAGGGCGGCGTGCTCGGGATCCTGCCGGGCCTGGTGGGCCTGGTGCAGGCGACCGAGGCGGTGAAGCTCATCACCGGGGTGGGGGAGCCGCTGGTGGGCCGCCTGCTGCTGGTGGACGCGCTCGGGATGCAGTTCCGCACCGTGAAGCTCCGGAAGGATCCGCGCTGCCCGGCCTGCGGCACGCGCGAGATCCAGGCGCTCATCGACTACCAGCAGTTCTGCGGGATCCGCGGCGACGAGACGGAGCAGGCGGCGGACGGCGTCCCGAGCATCACCGCCGGCGAGCTGGACGCGCGCCGCCGGCGCGGGGAGGACTTCGACCTGATCGACGTGCGCGAGCCGCACGAGTGGGAGATCGGCCGCATCGAGGGCGCGCGCCTGGCGCCGCTCTCCACCTTCGCCGAGGCGCTCCGCACCTTCGACAGCGCGCGCGACCTCGTCCTCTACTGCAAGAGCGGCGCGCGCAGCGCGAGGGCGGTCCGCCAGCTCCAGGAGGCCGGCTTCCGGCGCGTGTGGAACCTCGAGGGCGGGATCCTCCGCTGGTCGGAGGAGATCGATCCCTCCGTCCCGCGCTACTAG
- a CDS encoding MoaD/ThiS family protein, giving the protein MSATLRLPTVLAAAAGGTTVHEVRGATVGEVVAEVAGRFPALGTRLRDARGEPYPYVMFYLDEEDIRFQQGFATPVPDGAEIVVVPAIAGG; this is encoded by the coding sequence ATGTCCGCAACCCTGAGGCTGCCCACGGTCCTGGCAGCGGCCGCCGGCGGCACCACCGTCCACGAGGTGCGCGGCGCCACCGTGGGCGAGGTCGTCGCCGAGGTGGCCGGCCGCTTCCCCGCGCTCGGCACCCGGCTGCGCGACGCGCGGGGCGAGCCGTATCCGTACGTGATGTTCTACCTCGACGAGGAGGACATCCGGTTCCAGCAGGGCTTCGCCACGCCGGTGCCGGACGGCGCCGAGATCGTGGTCGTCCCCGCGATCGCGGGAGGGTAG
- a CDS encoding metal-sensitive transcriptional regulator — MATKESKGTAALAACACATGEHVGPGGRAVAVDAAGKEANLKRLRRIEGQVRGLQRMVEEGRYCADVLTQIASVHEALRAVGRELMRNHLKHCATNAIQAGGPEADAMYDELLDLMYRQVR; from the coding sequence ATGGCGACGAAGGAGAGCAAGGGGACCGCGGCGCTCGCCGCCTGCGCGTGCGCCACCGGCGAGCACGTCGGGCCGGGCGGGCGGGCGGTGGCGGTGGACGCGGCCGGCAAGGAGGCGAACCTGAAGCGCCTGCGCCGCATCGAGGGCCAGGTGCGCGGGCTGCAGCGGATGGTGGAGGAGGGGCGCTACTGCGCCGACGTCCTCACCCAGATCGCCTCGGTGCACGAGGCGCTGCGGGCGGTGGGGCGCGAGCTGATGCGCAACCACCTGAAGCACTGCGCCACGAACGCCATCCAGGCCGGTGGGCCCGAGGCCGACGCGATGTACGACGAGCTGCTGGATCTCATGTACCGGCAGGTCCGCTGA
- a CDS encoding metal-sensitive transcriptional regulator, producing MATKESKGTAALAACACATGEHVGPGGRAVAVDAAGREANLKRLRRIEGQVRGLQRMVEEGRYCADVLTQIASVHEALRSVGRELMRNHLKHCATTAIQAGGPEADAMYDELLDLMYRQVR from the coding sequence ATGGCGACGAAGGAGAGCAAGGGGACCGCGGCGCTCGCCGCCTGCGCGTGCGCCACCGGCGAGCACGTCGGGCCGGGCGGGCGGGCGGTGGCGGTGGACGCGGCCGGCAGGGAGGCGAACCTGAAGCGCCTGCGCCGCATCGAGGGCCAGGTGCGCGGGCTGCAGCGGATGGTGGAGGAGGGGCGCTACTGCGCCGACGTCCTCACGCAGATCGCCTCGGTGCACGAGGCGCTGCGGTCGGTCGGTCGCGAGCTGATGCGCAACCACCTGAAGCACTGCGCCACGACCGCCATCCAGGCCGGCGGCCCCGAGGCCGACGCGATGTACGACGAGCTGCTCGACCTCATGTACCGGCAGGTCCGCTGA
- a CDS encoding heavy metal translocating P-type ATPase: protein MSTSADSTVRGREPATSPGVAVEASPADRRARVTINVSGMTCAACQARVQKALSGAPGVLDASVNLMTAEAAISYDPAVAAPEALIERVRSTGYGAALSEPGADALEQQDAARAKEFRELRARALVALAAGAVAMVASMPLMAAHAHHGLGAPTDPFMRWSMRVLDPVLERALPWLYAIPEQVLSYGLLALTTAVMAWAGRHFYTRAWAAFRHHSADMNTLVAVGTGAAYLLSLAATVAPGFFTSRGVPPDVYYEAVVLIIALILVGNTMEARAKRQTSVALRKLMQLQPRAARVVRGGAEVDVPVEDVREGDVVVVRPGERLPVDGELVSGTSAVDESMLTGEPLPVEKRAGDRVIGATVNGTGSFRYRATGVGADTVLAHVVKLMREAQGSRAPIQKLADRISGIFVPVVLSISIATFVVWFVAADAAPAVRALVAAVAVLVIACPCAMGLAVPTAVMVATGKGAELGVLLKGGEALERAHAVDTVVLDKTGTLTLGKPAVTEVRLAPGAPVDEDALVGLVAAVERASEHPLAAAIAAHATARGTAVPQVDAFESVTGRGARGLVGGRRVVVGNAALLEAEGVSTAPLEAEAGELAAKARTAVFAAVDGRLAGLLAVADELRPTSRDAVARLRRMGLEVVMLTGDVRRSAEAVARAAGVERVVAGVLPEGKVAEVERLQAEGRVVAMVGDGINDAPALARAEIGIAMGSGTDVALEAADVTLMRPDLRAVADAIALSRRTMRTMRQNLFWAFAYNVVGIPVAAGVLFPAFGLMLSPVLASAAMAFSSVSVVTNSLRLRRFRGA from the coding sequence ATGAGCACCTCCGCCGACTCCACCGTCCGCGGGCGCGAGCCCGCCACCTCCCCCGGCGTCGCGGTCGAGGCGAGCCCCGCCGATCGCCGCGCGCGCGTCACCATCAACGTCTCGGGCATGACCTGCGCCGCGTGCCAGGCCCGCGTGCAGAAGGCGCTCTCCGGCGCGCCGGGCGTGCTCGACGCCAGCGTCAACCTCATGACCGCCGAGGCGGCCATCTCCTACGACCCGGCGGTGGCCGCGCCCGAGGCGCTCATCGAGCGGGTGCGCTCCACCGGCTACGGCGCCGCGCTGTCCGAGCCCGGCGCCGACGCGCTCGAGCAGCAGGACGCCGCCCGCGCGAAGGAGTTCCGCGAGCTGCGCGCCCGCGCCCTGGTGGCGCTCGCCGCCGGCGCGGTGGCGATGGTCGCGTCCATGCCGCTCATGGCGGCGCACGCGCACCACGGCCTCGGCGCGCCCACCGATCCGTTCATGCGCTGGAGCATGCGGGTGCTCGACCCGGTGCTGGAGCGCGCGCTCCCCTGGCTCTACGCGATCCCGGAGCAGGTGCTCTCGTACGGGCTGCTCGCGCTCACCACCGCGGTGATGGCGTGGGCCGGCCGGCACTTCTACACCCGCGCCTGGGCGGCGTTCCGCCACCACTCCGCCGACATGAACACGCTCGTCGCGGTCGGCACCGGCGCGGCGTACCTGCTCTCGCTGGCCGCCACCGTCGCGCCGGGCTTCTTCACGTCGCGCGGCGTCCCGCCGGACGTGTACTACGAGGCGGTCGTCCTCATCATCGCGCTCATCCTGGTGGGCAACACCATGGAGGCGCGCGCAAAGCGGCAGACCTCGGTCGCGCTCCGGAAGCTCATGCAGCTCCAGCCCCGCGCCGCGCGCGTGGTGCGCGGCGGCGCCGAGGTGGACGTGCCGGTGGAGGACGTGCGCGAGGGCGACGTGGTGGTGGTGCGCCCCGGCGAGCGGCTGCCGGTGGACGGGGAGCTCGTCTCCGGCACGAGCGCGGTGGACGAGTCGATGCTCACCGGCGAGCCGCTGCCGGTCGAGAAGCGCGCCGGCGACCGCGTCATCGGCGCGACCGTGAACGGGACCGGCTCCTTCCGCTACCGCGCCACCGGCGTGGGCGCGGACACGGTGCTCGCGCACGTGGTGAAGCTCATGCGCGAGGCGCAGGGCTCGCGCGCGCCCATCCAGAAGCTGGCCGACCGCATCAGCGGCATCTTCGTGCCGGTGGTGCTCTCCATCTCCATCGCCACGTTCGTGGTCTGGTTCGTGGCCGCCGACGCCGCGCCCGCGGTGCGGGCGCTGGTGGCCGCGGTGGCGGTGCTGGTCATCGCCTGCCCGTGCGCCATGGGCCTCGCGGTCCCGACCGCGGTGATGGTCGCGACCGGCAAGGGCGCCGAGCTGGGCGTCCTGCTGAAGGGCGGCGAGGCGCTGGAGCGGGCGCACGCGGTGGACACGGTGGTGCTCGACAAGACCGGCACGCTCACGCTGGGCAAGCCGGCGGTGACGGAGGTGCGGCTCGCGCCTGGCGCGCCGGTGGACGAGGACGCGCTGGTGGGCCTCGTGGCGGCGGTGGAGCGCGCCAGCGAGCACCCGCTCGCGGCGGCCATCGCGGCGCACGCGACGGCCCGGGGCACCGCCGTGCCGCAGGTGGACGCGTTCGAGTCCGTCACCGGGCGCGGGGCCCGGGGCCTCGTCGGCGGGCGGCGCGTGGTGGTGGGCAACGCGGCGCTGCTCGAGGCGGAGGGCGTCTCGACCGCGCCGCTGGAGGCCGAGGCGGGCGAGCTCGCCGCGAAGGCCCGCACCGCCGTGTTCGCGGCGGTGGACGGGCGGCTGGCCGGGCTGCTCGCGGTCGCGGACGAGCTGCGGCCGACCTCGCGGGACGCGGTGGCGCGGCTGCGCCGCATGGGCCTCGAGGTGGTCATGCTCACCGGCGACGTGCGCCGCAGCGCCGAGGCCGTGGCCCGGGCCGCGGGCGTGGAGCGGGTGGTGGCGGGCGTGCTGCCGGAGGGCAAGGTGGCCGAGGTGGAGCGGCTGCAGGCGGAGGGCAGGGTGGTGGCCATGGTGGGCGACGGGATCAACGACGCGCCGGCGCTGGCCCGGGCCGAGATCGGCATCGCCATGGGCAGCGGCACCGACGTGGCGCTGGAGGCCGCCGACGTGACGCTGATGCGGCCGGACCTGCGCGCGGTGGCGGACGCGATCGCGCTCTCGCGGCGCACCATGCGGACCATGCGTCAGAACCTGTTCTGGGCGTTCGCGTACAACGTGGTCGGGATCCCGGTGGCCGCGGGCGTGCTGTTCCCGGCGTTCGGGCTGATGCTCTCGCCGGTGCTGGCGAGCGCGGCGATGGCGTTCAGCAGCGTGAGCGTGGTGACGAACAGCCTGCGGCTGAGGCGGTTCCGCGGGGCCTGA
- a CDS encoding cupredoxin domain-containing protein, producing the protein MDLLEILVVAGGVAAIAWVNWYFFLAEKRKGASEAKVGAAGVQQAVIRVEGGYSPSRVRLRAGQPARLVFDRREESSCSEEVVIPEFGVRRFLPAHERTTVDLPAAKAGTYEFTCGMSMLRGSLVVEDAR; encoded by the coding sequence GTGGATCTTCTGGAAATCCTGGTGGTCGCTGGCGGCGTCGCCGCCATCGCGTGGGTGAACTGGTACTTCTTCCTGGCCGAGAAGCGGAAGGGCGCCTCCGAGGCGAAGGTCGGGGCGGCCGGCGTGCAGCAGGCGGTGATCCGGGTGGAGGGCGGCTACTCGCCCTCGCGCGTCCGGCTCCGGGCCGGGCAGCCCGCGCGCCTGGTGTTCGACCGGCGCGAGGAGTCGAGCTGCTCGGAGGAGGTGGTGATCCCCGAGTTCGGCGTCCGCCGCTTCCTGCCCGCGCACGAGCGGACGACGGTGGACCTGCCCGCCGCGAAGGCCGGCACGTACGAGTTCACCTGCGGCATGAGCATGCTGCGCGGCAGCCTGGTGGTGGAGGACGCGCGATGA
- a CDS encoding YybH family protein: protein MRVSRAAGLLSLLLAVPALPAFAEDASLPPDLEKTVREFEAAFGAQDASRVGALFDEEGTFINPMGQHAVGREQITAQFRSDFERVLKGVHNELAVERVRLLGDLALLDVRQTLSGGHPPPGAPRPWVAHAVVLARRTDGAWRLLDVRPYFFLHGAGPGGKAPGAQRKAPPPR from the coding sequence ATGAGGGTGTCCCGCGCTGCTGGCCTGCTGTCCTTGCTGCTCGCCGTTCCCGCGCTGCCCGCGTTCGCCGAGGACGCGTCGCTCCCACCGGATCTCGAGAAGACCGTCCGCGAGTTCGAGGCCGCGTTCGGCGCGCAGGACGCGAGCCGCGTGGGCGCGCTGTTCGACGAGGAGGGCACGTTCATCAACCCCATGGGCCAGCACGCGGTCGGGCGCGAGCAGATCACCGCGCAGTTCCGCAGCGACTTCGAGCGCGTGCTGAAGGGCGTCCACAACGAGCTTGCGGTCGAGCGCGTCCGGCTCCTCGGCGACCTCGCGCTCCTCGACGTGCGGCAGACGCTCTCCGGCGGCCACCCGCCGCCCGGCGCGCCGCGGCCCTGGGTCGCCCACGCCGTGGTGCTGGCGCGCCGGACCGACGGCGCGTGGCGGCTGCTCGACGTCCGCCCGTACTTCTTCCTCCACGGCGCCGGTCCGGGCGGGAAGGCCCCCGGCGCGCAGCGCAAGGCGCCGCCGCCCCGGTAG
- a CDS encoding RNA polymerase sigma factor: protein MTARADAHRAVHAVFRIEAPRLIAGLARMVRDVGLAEELAQDALVAALERWPESGVPESPGAWLMATAKRRAVDELRRRRMVDRKHEALGPDPEALGPTAPPAPDAAVDEPVRDDLLRLLFIACHPVLSREARTALTLRLLGGLTTEEIARAFLLPEPTVAQRIVRAKRTLAEARVPFEVPRGADLQARLESVLEVVYLVFNEGYTATAGDDWMRPALCEDALRLGRMLQALVPDAAEVHGLAALMELQASRAAARVGPSGEPVLLLDQDRSRWDRLLIQRGLAALERAEGLGGGLGPYALQAAIAACHARARTAALTDWPRIAALYDALAELTPSPVIELNRAVAVAMAFGPAAGLELVDAIADEPSLRRYHLLPSVRGELLSRLGRLEEARAELERAAGMTRNARERALLLERAAACGRAAKGA from the coding sequence GTGACCGCCCGCGCGGACGCGCACCGCGCGGTGCACGCGGTGTTCCGCATCGAGGCGCCCCGGCTCATCGCCGGGCTGGCGCGGATGGTGCGCGACGTGGGGCTGGCGGAGGAGCTGGCGCAGGACGCGCTGGTCGCGGCGCTGGAGCGGTGGCCGGAGTCGGGCGTACCGGAGAGCCCGGGCGCCTGGCTCATGGCCACCGCGAAGCGCCGCGCGGTGGACGAGCTGCGCCGGAGGCGCATGGTGGACCGCAAGCACGAGGCGCTCGGCCCGGACCCGGAGGCGCTCGGCCCCACGGCCCCGCCGGCGCCCGACGCGGCGGTGGACGAGCCGGTGCGCGACGATCTCCTGCGGCTCCTGTTCATCGCCTGCCACCCGGTGCTCTCGCGCGAGGCGCGCACCGCGCTCACGCTGCGCCTGCTGGGCGGCCTCACCACCGAGGAGATCGCCCGCGCGTTCCTCCTGCCCGAGCCCACGGTGGCGCAGCGGATCGTGCGGGCGAAGCGCACGCTCGCGGAGGCGCGGGTGCCGTTCGAGGTGCCGCGCGGTGCGGACCTCCAGGCGCGCCTGGAGTCGGTGCTCGAGGTCGTCTACCTCGTGTTCAACGAGGGCTACACCGCCACCGCCGGCGACGACTGGATGCGCCCGGCGCTGTGCGAGGACGCGCTCCGGCTCGGCCGCATGCTGCAGGCGCTCGTGCCCGACGCGGCGGAGGTCCACGGGCTGGCCGCGCTCATGGAGCTGCAGGCCTCGCGGGCGGCGGCGCGGGTCGGGCCGTCGGGCGAGCCGGTGCTGCTGCTGGACCAGGACCGGAGCCGGTGGGATCGCCTGCTCATCCAGCGCGGGCTGGCGGCGCTGGAGCGCGCCGAGGGGCTGGGCGGCGGGCTCGGCCCGTACGCGCTGCAGGCGGCCATCGCGGCGTGCCACGCCCGCGCCCGCACCGCCGCCCTGACCGACTGGCCGCGCATCGCCGCGCTCTACGACGCGCTGGCCGAGCTGACGCCGTCGCCGGTCATCGAGCTGAACCGGGCGGTGGCCGTGGCGATGGCGTTCGGCCCGGCGGCGGGGCTCGAGCTGGTGGACGCGATCGCCGACGAGCCGTCGCTGCGCCGGTACCACCTCCTGCCGAGCGTCCGCGGCGAGCTGCTCTCCCGCCTCGGTCGCCTCGAGGAGGCCCGCGCCGAGCTGGAGCGCGCCGCCGGCATGACCCGCAACGCCCGCGAGCGCGCGCTCCTCCTCGAGCGGGCGGCGGCCTGTGGGCGCGCCGCGAAGGGCGCGTGA
- a CDS encoding YciI family protein, giving the protein MRFMMIVKASPDSEAGAPPSRELIQAMTRYNEELVNAGVLLAGDGLLPSSKGARVRFSKGKVEVVDGPFAEAKELVAGFWMIQVKSKEEAVAWARRCPNPMGEGAEGELELRQVAEAADFPPEVLSSEDAAKEAEIFERAKRNAASR; this is encoded by the coding sequence ATGCGGTTCATGATGATCGTGAAGGCCAGCCCGGACAGCGAGGCAGGAGCGCCGCCGAGCCGCGAGCTGATCCAGGCGATGACCCGGTACAACGAGGAGCTGGTGAACGCGGGCGTGCTGCTCGCGGGCGACGGGCTGCTCCCGTCCTCGAAGGGCGCCCGGGTGAGGTTCTCGAAGGGCAAGGTCGAGGTGGTGGACGGGCCGTTCGCCGAGGCGAAGGAGCTGGTGGCCGGCTTCTGGATGATCCAGGTGAAGTCGAAGGAGGAGGCCGTCGCCTGGGCCCGGCGCTGCCCGAACCCGATGGGAGAGGGCGCCGAGGGCGAGCTGGAGCTGCGGCAGGTGGCCGAGGCCGCGGACTTCCCGCCGGAGGTGCTCTCGTCGGAGGACGCCGCCAAGGAGGCGGAGATCTTCGAGCGCGCCAAGCGCAACGCGGCGAGCCGGTGA
- a CDS encoding alkaline phosphatase family protein, translating to MHTPAPRSAPRPPLHRLRSRPTLLAALLPLALACAQTRDTSHDACPPQAPALATGGAPHALRTVFVIVMENQDWSDVAGNPSAPYVNGTLLPAFAHAVDYRTGGLHPSLGNYVWLEAGDPLGIHFDAPPADVPLPVTCHLATYLEDVGLTWKAYAEGIAGDTCPLVNEGKYAVRHDPFVYFEDVSGHPFDPHSARCIAHVRPFEELAADLAAGTVPRYSFIIPDVCDDGHDACPPLNDPVAQQDAFLAREVPAIMDSAAYRDGGVILVVWDEGHRGDHPIGLIAVSPLAKPGYAAPGAYTHGSTVRTVQEILGVTPLLRSAATSASLSDLFTAYP from the coding sequence GTGCACACCCCCGCCCCCCGGAGCGCGCCGCGGCCGCCGCTCCACCGTCTCCGCTCCCGTCCGACGCTGCTCGCCGCGCTCCTCCCGCTCGCCCTCGCCTGCGCGCAGACCCGCGACACCAGCCATGACGCCTGCCCGCCCCAGGCCCCGGCGCTCGCGACCGGCGGCGCGCCGCACGCGCTCAGGACCGTGTTCGTGATCGTGATGGAGAACCAGGACTGGTCCGACGTCGCCGGCAACCCGTCTGCACCCTACGTGAACGGCACGCTGCTGCCCGCGTTCGCGCACGCGGTGGACTACCGGACCGGCGGGCTGCACCCCAGCCTCGGCAACTACGTGTGGCTCGAGGCCGGCGACCCGCTGGGCATCCACTTCGACGCGCCGCCCGCGGACGTGCCGCTGCCGGTGACCTGCCACCTCGCGACCTACCTCGAGGACGTCGGGCTCACGTGGAAGGCGTACGCGGAGGGCATCGCCGGCGACACCTGCCCGCTCGTGAACGAGGGGAAGTACGCGGTGCGCCACGACCCGTTCGTCTACTTCGAGGACGTCTCCGGGCACCCGTTCGACCCGCACAGCGCCCGCTGCATCGCGCACGTGCGGCCCTTCGAGGAGCTGGCCGCGGACCTCGCCGCCGGCACCGTGCCCCGGTACTCTTTCATCATCCCGGACGTCTGCGACGACGGGCACGACGCCTGCCCGCCGCTGAACGATCCCGTCGCGCAGCAGGACGCGTTCCTGGCGCGCGAGGTGCCGGCCATCATGGACAGCGCCGCCTACCGCGACGGCGGCGTCATCCTGGTGGTCTGGGACGAGGGCCACCGGGGCGACCACCCCATCGGCCTCATCGCGGTGTCGCCGCTCGCGAAGCCCGGCTACGCCGCGCCCGGCGCGTACACGCACGGCTCCACCGTGCGCACCGTGCAGGAGATCCTGGGCGTCACGCCGCTGCTGCGGTCCGCCGCCACCTCGGCGAGCCTGTCCGACCTGTTCACGGCCTACCCGTAG